One Terriglobales bacterium DNA segment encodes these proteins:
- a CDS encoding 3-hydroxyanthranilate 3,4-dioxygenase: MPSIATLKAFNLQKWIKEHKDKLKPPVGNAQVWEDGEFMVTVVGGPNQRRDFHDDPTEEFFYQLKGDIVLRLMQEPGMPPLEVPIREGEVFLLPKHVRHSPQRKSDTIGLVIEMPRPEGALDAFEWYCPNCHQLIHRAEVRLKSIVKDLPPLFEAFYGNEDARRCKHCGTVHPGRS; encoded by the coding sequence ATGCCATCGATTGCGACGCTGAAAGCTTTCAACCTCCAGAAGTGGATCAAAGAACACAAGGACAAACTCAAGCCGCCTGTCGGCAACGCGCAGGTCTGGGAAGACGGCGAGTTCATGGTCACCGTAGTCGGAGGACCCAACCAGCGCCGCGACTTTCACGACGATCCTACCGAGGAATTCTTCTATCAGCTAAAAGGCGACATCGTCCTTCGCCTCATGCAGGAACCCGGCATGCCGCCGTTGGAAGTTCCCATCCGTGAAGGAGAAGTCTTCCTGCTTCCGAAGCACGTGCGCCACTCGCCTCAGCGAAAGTCTGACACCATCGGCCTCGTCATCGAAATGCCGCGGCCAGAAGGTGCACTCGACGCATTCGAGTGGTATTGCCCGAACTGTCATCAACTCATTCATCGCGCCGAGGTGCGGCTCAAAAGTATCGTCAAAGATCTTCCACCGCTCTTCGAAGCCTTCTACGGCAACGAGGACGCCCGGCGCTGCAAACATTGTGGGACGGTACACCCAGGCAGGTCATAA
- a CDS encoding RidA family protein, producing MASTVLEGKAKPRGKYPHIKRAGDFLFVSGTSSRRSDNTIAGAKVDAMGTTQLDIREQTRAVIENIRDILASAGANLKDVVEISTFLVNMNDFGGYNEVYGEFFDYDGPARTTVAVHQLPHPHLLIEIKAVAYKPIKD from the coding sequence ATGGCTAGCACCGTACTGGAAGGGAAAGCAAAACCCCGAGGCAAGTATCCGCACATCAAGCGCGCCGGAGACTTCCTCTTCGTCTCGGGCACCAGTTCTCGCCGTTCCGACAACACGATTGCCGGCGCCAAAGTTGACGCCATGGGCACCACGCAACTGGATATCCGCGAGCAGACCCGAGCCGTGATCGAGAACATTCGTGACATCCTCGCCAGCGCCGGTGCCAATCTCAAAGATGTGGTCGAAATCTCCACGTTTCTTGTCAACATGAATGACTTCGGCGGGTATAACGAGGTCTACGGTGAGTTCTTCGACTACGACGGTCCCGCTCGCACCACAGTTGCTGTTCACCAGTTACCGCATCCGCATTTGCTCATTGAAATCAAGGCAGTGGCATACAAGCCAATCAAGGATTAG